ATCATCCCAGGACACTTCAGCAGGATGTGCCTCGGGCCCAAGTGCCCAGCTGCAGCCCGGCTTCTCTACCCACTTTCGGAGGCCTTTTGCACCGACACCTCCGTGCAGCCTATCTCCTCCCAGGCCTATCCGCAGGGCCCCACCATCCCTCCGCAAGGACCCTGAGAACCTCGCTTCCTCACGCCACCCCTCGGGGCCACCCCGACCCTAGGAAGCCCCCCGGCCTCCGCCCCGCCCGGCGTTGGGGACGCCTCTGACTGCCTCACCTCATCGTCGGATTCCTCGTCACTGCTCTCCTCAGGCACGCAGCCCCGGCTggggccccagcccctgccccggcccctgCCTCGGCCCCGCTGAATGCGCGGGCCGGCCCACAGGCGGCGGAGCCGGCGCAGGCCCCGGCGGAGCCCCAGCAAACGGAGCAGGGCCGTGTCCTCCCCAGGCTCGGCTCCGCCCGGCCCCGTCGCGCCGCCGCCGCGCCGCAGAGCTACCCGCACTCTCTCGGCTCCGCTGCCCCGTCCGccgcggcccccgcccccgccggagCCCCGCGGCCGGCCCGGGAAGCGGCCCCGCGCGGAGCCAGGCCCGGGGCAACtgccgccgcccgccgccgccgccatcttGGCACCGTGAGAGGggccggggaggcggggggaggggcggcccgTGCGcagggccggggggaggggagggagaggtggggcgGGGCGGATGCGGCTCACGACAGCAACCAGCGCCGCCGCGGGGCTAGCGGGAGCCGGGGGCTGGGCCGACCACGCGCGGGGCACCACGGGAGCGGGAGTCCGAAACCAGTCGGCCGTCACCCTTAGACCGCGCCTGAAGAGCATAGACCCCGCGTTGCGGCCCGAGAGGGGTAAGGCGCAGGGGCCCCCGGGAAATGTAGTCCGGGCGCTTCGCTCCTTCCGCCGGGAGCTAGGGCCGCGAGAGCTGGGACTATAGAGTTCAGAAAGCCATCTCCGGGGCTGCCGGGAGATGTGGTTCTCGCCGCAGACCCCTCCCATGGTTTCTGTAGAGGCCAGCGGCACGCTTGAACTACCACTCCCAGGGTGCAGTGGCTTCGGACCCTGGGAAATCCCAAAGACACTGGGAAATGAAGTTTGCGACTGCAAGAGGCGTGGGCTGCTAAAGGGGCCGCGGCAAAGGATTAGTGTCAGTTAGAGGTGCGACCCGGCGGTCGTTCTGCGCAGCATGGAGGGAAGGTGCTTGAGAGACCCCGGCTTTGCAGACCCTGTGCTCAAGGAGTGGAGGCGGGTGGCGGAAAGCAGGGTAGAGCACGCGTTCCTCGAGCCCTGGACTGGGGGTCCCAGACTCAGACCCTGCGCGCCGTTGCTTGCTGTGGAAGGGGGGAATAACTTGGGTGTCTCACAGGCTTCCCCCACAGGGCTTGCTGCTAAGTCAGCCTGGACTTCGCGGCCCTCGGCCCCTACCTCTGGGGGAGGACTGATAGACCCGGGAGATGGAGgtgctccccgccccgccccgccccgctgaCAGTGGATGCACGGCCACCAGGGGCCGCTACAGGACAAGAGCAAGgctgtccttccctctcccctgcgcACAGACTGAAGTCTGGACTCGGCTTGTCCTGAGACGAGGGCACAggaaaactctttattttggtgATGAGATCGCCAGTCCCCGCACAGTTAATTTTCACTCGTGCAGACTTCACTTCCCACACCCCACACGGACTCGCTTGCCCAGGCTCATAGGGCCAGCGGTCATCTGGGAGAAGGTCTCAGCGCCCTTGCTGCAGTGCTTCTTGGAGCCAAATTTGCTACGCTGCCGTACCTGCGGTGCTGGGTCAGAAGCCTATCCAGCCCGGCGGCCCgtctttcattatttaattttgttgttggaTGAAGCCAGAGAAGGTACCGACACCGTCAGGTGGTGGAGGAAGGGGATCTACAGGGAGAAGTCGAGGCCCGGGATGGCCTTGAAGAGGAGGAGTAGAGGAACGTGGAGCGAATGGTCCATCCAGGTGGGAGCTGGCTGGGCGAGTGGCCGCGCATGTGCGCCTGCATGGAGGCTAGGCTGGGGCAGCCCGCCCGGCACAGAGGGCAGCGGTAGGGTGCGACCCCATGCGTCCGCAGGTGTTTGGTCATGGCTGAGAAGTCCCGGGAGCGCTGGGGACATAGGCTGCAGGAGAAGGGCTTCTCTCCTAGGGCAAGTGGAGGGGGAGGGCGGTGAAGGAAAGAAGGGGCGGAGGCTGGCCTAGGGGGTGATCTGGGCAACTGGACAAAGGAATTGTGTGGGAGCCAAGCAACCAGCGAAGGACTCAGGGACAGACTGGAGTTTGTAAGGGAGCAGATAATTCACGGAGGGCGGGGGGCCCATACCTGTGTGGACTCGGTAGTGTGTCTCCATCTGATGCTTGAGTGTGAACCTCTTTCCACAGACAGAACAAGAATAGGGCCGAGACCgagcaggagggggtgggggaggttgttGGCGAGGCGGGCCTGCTGTGCTCACCTGACTCACACAGGTTGCAAGTGCACCTGTGGGGACAGAAAAGGCATGGCTGGGAATCCCAGAGCTGGATCACTGGTACTCCCAGGCAAGACATCAGGAGGGACAGTGGGACTGAAGGCAAAGGTGCCCTCACCCTACTCACCTGTGTGCTTCTGATTACAGTCTTCCATGTCCCCAGGGCTGAGCTTTTCGGAGCCCTGGGGGAGGGAACCTGGAGAGAGCAGAGTGAAGTTGGTGCCCTACTCAAGCTGGACTTCTGGAGCCCCAGCCtcaggagagagagcatgttaTAATATTTGTACAGGTCACTGAGGGGCTTACCTGGGGCAGGACTGGAGGAGGCCAACTGGCTGTGGTTCCAGAGACCTTTCTCAGGATTCAGGGACAGTGGgatcctggggagggggtggggaagagttaGCCTTGGCAAAACCTGGCCAGACCCATCCTGGGGAGAGAGGAATCAGGAGTCCTCCTCAGGGGCTGGGCTTTGACTTCCCCTGTGGTGAAAGCTTCTTGTCCTATCACCAGCTCAGGAAATGTACAGTAGAGATAAGAGATGTGGTACCCCTTCCACCCATCACTGTCCGCCTGTCCTGAGCCACTCCCTCCCAGCCAGGGAGGTCTTCCACTAGGCTCTTCACTCACCTCTGGTCCTGAGGCCAGACCTCCTGCCAGGCTCCAGTGATGGGGGTGCTATGAGAGAAGGGAGTGCCATATCTGGGTGGCAACAGCAGGATGCTCCACAGGGCAGGCTGGCCCTCCCCGAACCAAGGGGTCTCAGCCCACCAGGGCCTAGGAATGACGCTGTTTTGGAGGGAgcctggtgggggaagggggccagGGAACTCCCGAAGTCTTTCATCAGAACTCCCTGGGCTCTCTGTCACCCACATAATCACTTCTTGCTTTCCATCTATTCCCCCATGGCCAAGAGGGGATTGCTTGAGTTTCTCCTTTGATCTCATCTCCTCCCCTTCACCCTCCTGCAGTGGTTCTGCTCTCTCAGGGCTCTCTCTTGGTGGCCTTTGCTCATGCAGTGTCTCCCATTCTATTCTACCAGCACTAACACGTTTTTCTGGTCTCTGCTCTCCATGTCCCCCCAGTCCTCTTTCAGAATCCCTTGTGGGTTTCTCTGGCTCCTCCTGATGTTCCCTCAGCCCTGGACCCAGCTCTCTAACCCCATCCCATCGAGCCCTCCTGCATGCATCTTCCAGGGACTGCACCCCCAAGGCCCTGGCCGCTTCCTCAAGGGGCCCCAGTTCCCCCGGCTGCAGCTCTACAGTCTCCCCATAAACAAAGTACAGAAGCTGGGCAAAGGTAGAAGGGCTGATGCCTTTCACCAGAGCCCAGCGGCCCCTACGGCCCAGCTGCTGGCTCGCACCTGCCAGCACCAGGCTGTGGGCAGGGAATTCCTGGCTCCCCACAGTGATCAGGGTATCACATAATGCTGGCCGGAGCCTGGCTGCTAGCCGTACCAGCCGATCAGAGCTGTAGGGGCTAGGCAGTCTTGTCCGGAACAAGGGCATCGTGCCTTGCCTGGGTACCAGTCTCAGAGGATCTGAAAGAAAGGCCACAGTGTGGGGTCCATGGtggaaagggaagagagcaaCGGCATATTCTCAAGCCTGTGGAGGTGAGGGGAGAAAGAGTGAGTTGCAGGTTCAGAGCTCTCTGTGTCCTGAATGAGGCACATAAACTAACCCAAGAGAGGATCTGAGCTTACCCAGAATCATAACAGACCAGGGGGTAGGGATGAGGGTGGGGATGGCAGGAGAATGGAAATTAGACCAAATTCGGGACTTAAAAGAGTAAGGACCAAGCAGTTAGCAACCATATCAAATGGTGGGTTTAAGGCTGGTGTAAGATGGGTCCAGTCAATTAGCAGTCTCTGACTTAAAAGATAGCAGAGGTTGATACTTATGCTACTCCAAGCCTTTCTGTGGGGAAAGACCTTGCAGCAGGCCAGGCTGTCTTCTTTCCAGACAAAGAAATCACCATAAGACCCAGTCAGCCCTGGCAGTTAGGGATGGAGCACCACACTGCTTCACGGGAGAGTTTAGAAAGCTAGCGTgccatcccctcacccccaccccaagcccatCACATGAAGCTGAGTAGTCCTGAGAGGCAGAAAGGGCAGCAAGACTGAGGTCATAGCTGCAGAAGGGCATGCTCAAAGGCATCGATAAATTATCTCCCTACGGCTGAAACTTCTAGAACATGTCCTCAGAGAAGGACCTAGAAGAGACCAAAGAATCCCCTCCAGTGGGTTGAGAGAACAGGTGCACAAGCCACAGAAGAGACGGTTCCCAACTCAAGGATGGGGAGAGATTTTGGAGAAGGTTTTGACCCCTGAGGAAgtgggagaaagggaaatggGAACGGTAGAGGGGGAGGGATTTCCTTTCCAGATTGGGGTAAGGAGATGGTTTAATTTTGTTCCCCACAAACCAGAAGCAAAGAATAGATAAGAGTCCAAACAAGGTGGAAATTTATCACGTATCAAAACTACCACGTTGGCTTTTAAGAAGAGAACTGGGAACTGAGGTACTAAGAGATCAACAGACCTAAGTGTCTCAGCAGGCATATTCCTAAGCGTGGGCTCACTGTGAGTAAGGACCCTTATTGGGAGAATTACTGCTGCGACACCTCGGGGAGAAGGCTGCTAATTGGCAAGAAGTGAACAGAAGAGGGGGTGTAATGGGAGGAAAGTCTCAGCTGGGGAGAAGCAACCACTCACCGGTTGTAGCTTCCTCCTGGACACCGCATGCTCTGAACTgctgttggggctcctggggcccCCCCTGGAGCTAGCCCCGCCCCTGACCTCACAGTCTTCCATTGGGTCCCCCAAGGGGGTGTGGTTTTCTAACCCTGGCTCTGCTtcactcccctctccccaggagaGAACACCCTCTCCACTTCCAGATTCAAGACATTCTGGCTCCCTGTCTCCTTATTTCATTTGTGAACTTCTAGAGTCAGAGAAATTCATCtgaggggtgcctagctggctcagtcggtagagcatgctacccttgatctctgggttgtaggttcgagccccgtgttgggtgtagggaatactttaaaaaaataaaataaaaaatctttttttaaaaaagttcatttGAGGCAACAAGGAGTTTGGAATAATCAGACCTGCATTTGAGTCTcatctctgccatttactagttgAGTCACCTTGAGCAAgtcgcctctctgagcctcagttacctCATCCGCGAAATAGGGATAACCTTTGCTGACCGCATTTGGAGGTGAGGATAAAGATAAAATGACATGATAAATGTGAAAGTGGTTTGTCAGTACCTCACATCATTCAAATAGTATTAATCCTGCTACTGAGAAGCATCAGTAGAGCTCCAGCAGCTGGAAGCTGTTTCTACTACCTCAGAAGCAAAAAGGGCTGAAACATCTGGATTCCAaggagagagtgaaagagggCCAAAAGCACGCATCGTCCTTCCTTGCCTTGACTTAGTACCAGGGAAGCTTCAACTGCTCTGTGGAAATGACCCCTGTCATCTGGGCCACCACTGGGGACTGAATGTGCAAGTGACTCAGATTCTCCCATCAAGCTTTGAAGGGGGCAACCCCAGGAAGGGCCTGCGGTGGTCTTCGAAGAGAAAACTCCCTTTTCTTGGGTTGATGACAAATGACATTTCTCTGAAATCAGAACCCTGGGGTTTCTTTCACTTCCTGCCAAAAGGGTCAAGCTCTCAGGAGATTTCCCCTGTTTTCACACTTTAGTGCTTGTTAACCTGGGGAAAAGAGGTCTGAGAGACtcaaatttcttttcctgttttttcttattCCATTATCTCCCATCCTGTGgcacatttttcattctttcaacaaacgtAGAGAGATCATTTATGATATGTGCCTGCTGCATCGTATGTGCCCAGTAAATAACTGGAAGATGTGCAAGTCAGGCACTGGTAGGCTGCTCTGGTGACATGGCAGAGTCTGGTTCCCCCGGGCTTCTCCCTTAGATCCTCGTCTCCTCCTAGACCCAAACATTCTGTCTCTAAACTCCTGTTTCTCCCTTTCGTTCAGGACCCCAAAATATTCAGACCAGCCTTCTACTTTCTCCCTCCAGACCAAACATGCCTTCCCTCTANNNNNNNNNNAcgttaaatattttccatttctgagcTTTCTAACTCCTCGTACCACCACACCCAGGGACTCATTAGACACCCATATTAAAGCCACTTGGCCTGAACATATAAAAGCACCAATCCCTGATATGTatgcatacagagaaaaacatccTTTCTTCAACACAGAAACACAATCCCTGGAGGTATGGAATAAGTGGGGAAAGCCATGAGAGAGAAACCCCACGTGTAGAAGGAAGGTACAGGGGTCTGGACGATTACATCATCACCCCTCGCCTCCCAGCTCTACTTCTTGGGTCTATGACTCAGCTCTCTCACTGGTATGATCTGCCCATTGATGATCAAGAATGTTGGAAACTGTGCTCAAAGGGCAGAATTCTCTGTAAGCCAATTGTAGCTGACGGGGAGTGTCAGCAGGCTTCCGGGAAACATGGAGGAGAAGGCGCAAGGAGATTCCCCATCCAGTGAACAAAAGCCCCCAAGAATGGGAAGCCTCATTTTGCCTCCCATCTGGTGTCTACCCGACCTAAGGATATCCTTTTAGAGACCGCCTCCTTGGAGGTATCTCCAGGGCCCTCTACACCTTAGCCCTTACGCTGGTGACACTTCAGGCCCTTCTCTCTACCTACATTCTTGACTACACAGCCCAAGACTTCTTGCACTGAGCAGTAACAGCAGAAGCATGAACAAATTGCACTTTGACTTGGAAGGGTAGGGACACTGCTAACTGTCT
The Panthera uncia isolate 11264 chromosome E2 unlocalized genomic scaffold, Puncia_PCG_1.0 HiC_scaffold_19, whole genome shotgun sequence genome window above contains:
- the ZBTB32 gene encoding zinc finger and BTB domain-containing protein 32 isoform X3 yields the protein MEDCNQKHTGALATCVSQVSTAGPPRQQPPPPPPARSRPYSCSVCGKRFTLKHQMETHYRVHTGEKPFSCSLCPQRSRDFSAMTKHLRTHGVAPYRCPLCRAGCPSLASMQAHMRGHSPSQLPPGWTIRSTFLYSSSSRPSRASTSPCRSPSSTT
- the ZBTB32 gene encoding zinc finger and BTB domain-containing protein 32 isoform X1 — protein: MSKKHLTCPRTDCRAICESLVIHMQNDPLRLVPRQGTMPLFRTRLPSPYSSDRLVRLAARLRPALCDTLITVGSQEFPAHSLVLAGASQQLGRRGRWALVKGISPSTFAQLLYFVYGETVELQPGELGPLEEAARALGVQSLEDACRRARWDGVRELGPGLREHQEEPEKPTRDSERGLGGHGEQRPEKRVSAGRIEWETLHEQRPPRESPERAEPLQEGEGEEMRSKEKLKQSPLGHGGIDGKQEVIMWVTESPGSSDERLREFPGPLPPPGSLQNSVIPRPWWAETPWFGEGQPALWSILLLPPRYGTPFSHSTPITGAWQEVWPQDQRIPLSLNPEKGLWNHSQLASSSPAPGSLPQGSEKLSPGDMEDCNQKHTGALATCVSQVSTAGPPRQQPPPPPPARSRPYSCSVCGKRFTLKHQMETHYRVHTGEKPFSCSLCPQRSRDFSAMTKHLRTHGVAPYRCPLCRAGCPSLASMQAHMRGHSPSQLPPGWTIRSTFLYSSSSRPSRASTSPCRSPSSTT
- the ZBTB32 gene encoding zinc finger and BTB domain-containing protein 32 isoform X2, giving the protein MPLFRTRLPSPYSSDRLVRLAARLRPALCDTLITVGSQEFPAHSLVLAGASQQLGRRGRWALVKGISPSTFAQLLYFVYGETVELQPGELGPLEEAARALGVQSLEDACRRARWDGVRELGPGLREHQEEPEKPTRDSERGLGGHGEQRPEKRVSAGRIEWETLHEQRPPRESPERAEPLQEGEGEEMRSKEKLKQSPLGHGGIDGKQEVIMWVTESPGSSDERLREFPGPLPPPGSLQNSVIPRPWWAETPWFGEGQPALWSILLLPPRYGTPFSHSTPITGAWQEVWPQDQRIPLSLNPEKGLWNHSQLASSSPAPGSLPQGSEKLSPGDMEDCNQKHTGALATCVSQVSTAGPPRQQPPPPPPARSRPYSCSVCGKRFTLKHQMETHYRVHTGEKPFSCSLCPQRSRDFSAMTKHLRTHGVAPYRCPLCRAGCPSLASMQAHMRGHSPSQLPPGWTIRSTFLYSSSSRPSRASTSPCRSPSSTT